A window of the Choristoneura fumiferana chromosome 30, NRCan_CFum_1, whole genome shotgun sequence genome harbors these coding sequences:
- the LOC141444801 gene encoding uncharacterized protein: MSSLGDADAILRGRTQTGKSKKNEKEADPSTSYICHICATDVPAAFSGAHNASKTHRANASIMAAASERMRAMVTARPPPRTPRPVGTYCAVCNTMADGDHKKTGTHRQAVRDEQLLSMLANLYCGGDDDNDDNIDDDDDDSADEISKSQEDINNTTNAASQIDIEGAVHDDSPDKLSKSQDIEKNKQHNHIKLNNTTNMARLNIERANDDDGDDDSSNKLSGIHDKATNVINQIDIDRAVEDNDDDDSPDKKRQVFLKLFGTSPFESYLELNQQTEHEVNNETKQASGVISDPYDPKHDLFWSLVKGFRIEQPWRTRFITIHPAGSKIQIYVDKEKVNVPYDNFHSFNRKEGKCLICMEYFDAYYGNEAHHIATKQHMSRIMLPVKDSDCFRKIAEWFHCILCNDTFHINSEEQHKTSADHCKNKMEATAPSDHKSRTSTINVDSHPNLYERQNVKVQYYSSKNTETRPRKKITLQKQTTEDGVECTRGVQ; the protein is encoded by the exons atgtCATCTTTAGGCGATGCGGACGCAATACTGCGCGGGCGCACCCAGACCGGGAAATCCAAGAAGAATGAAAAAGAGGCAG ATCCATCAACCAGCTACATATGCCATATTTGCGCCACCGACGTACCGGCAGCGTTTTCAGGAGCGCACAACGCGAGTAAAACGCACAGAGCTAACGCTAGCATAATGGCCGCGGCCTCGGAGCGCATGCGCGCTATGGTCACCGCCCGCCCCCCGCCCCGCACCCCCCGCCCCGTCGGGACATACTGCGCCGTTTGTAACACTATGGCTGACGGCGACCATAAGAAAACAGGGACGCATAGACAAGCAGTCAGAGATGAGCAGCTACTGTCTATGCTCGCAAATTTATACTgcggtggtgatgatgataatgatgataatattgatgatgatgatgatgattcagcTGATGAGATTAGCAAGAGCCAAGAGGACATTAATAATACTACCAATGCGGCTAGTCAAATAGATATCGAAGGAGCCGTACATGATGATTCACCTGATAAATTAAGCAAGAGCCAAGACATTGAGAAGAATAAACAGCATAACCATATCAAATTAAACAACACTACCAATATGGCTAGGCTAAATATTGAAAGagccaatgatgatgatggtgatgatgattcgTCTAATAAATTAAGCGGGATTCATGACAAAGCTACCAATGTGATTAATCAAATAGATATTGACAGAGCCGTAgaggataatgatgatgatgattcgccTGATAAAAAGAGACAAGTTTTCCTAAAATTGTTTGGTACAAGTCCGTTTGAATCGTATTTGGAATTGAATCAACAAACAGAACATGAAGTTAATAATGAAACTAAACAAGCAAGCGGGGTTATATCGGATCCCTACGACCCTAAACACGATTTGTTCTGGTCTTTGGTGAAAGGATTCAGAATAGAACAGCCGTGGCGCACTAGATTTATAACTATACATCCAGCTGGCTCCAAAATACAGATATATGTGGATAAAGAAAAAGTCAACGTGCCGTATGATAATTTTCACAGTTTCAATAGAAAAGAAGGAAAATGTCTAATATGTATGGAATATTTTGACGCGTACTATGGTAATGAAGCTCATCATATTGCGACTAAGCAGCACATGAGCAGAATCATGCTTCCTGTTAAAGACAGCGACTGTTTTAGAAAG ATAGCCGAATGGTTCCATTGCATACTATGCAACGATACATTTCACATTAATTCCGAGGAGCAACACAAAACATCAGCAGATCATTGCAAGAACAAAATGGAAGCTACAGCACCTAGCGACCACAAATCAAGAACATCTACAATCAATGTTGACAGTCACCCAAATTTATACGAAAGACAAAACGTTAAGGTACAGTATTATTCTAGCAAAAATACAGAGACAAGGCCACGTAAGAAGATAACGCTGCAGAAACAGACAACGGAAGATGGAGTAGAGTGTACGAGgggtgtacaataa